One genomic region from Anticarsia gemmatalis isolate Benzon Research Colony breed Stoneville strain chromosome 7, ilAntGemm2 primary, whole genome shotgun sequence encodes:
- the Rab3-GEF gene encoding rab3 GDP-GTP exchange factor isoform X4, with translation MDIQKQQLCPRLVDYLTIVGARPYTSGKGLAPVQAPELLRRYPLTNHDDFPLPLDMVYFCQPEGCVSVGPRRAPGHLASRDTTSFVFTLTDKDSGKTRYGICVNFYRAVERATAPGPRERSMLRRESWRKSMEKSSDSAFSSDYRSSNVAPSDSERDCSATLAPRLAPAPDSESGGSHSHSPSPRATRKRQRVRNHSLTSLCLLSHHPFFSTFRECLFILKKLIDACNESSSPRRVGASRQILRDTVWSVLTGQAYDNTPTIVLHDVKEIETWILRLLSAPVPVPGKTRLELEVLSPTAHSPLLFALPDHTRFTLVDFPLHLPLELLGVDTCLKVLTLILLENKVVVQSRDYNALSMSVMALVAMLYPLEYMFPAIPLLPSCMSCAEQLLLAPTPFLIGIPATFLTYKKNFRLPDDIWLVDLDATKLICPTGTDQELPPLPEPEGAVLKNHLKQALNSLTSSTAEQAAAPLMPSRRDSVGGATLKVHQASYRGGDGAQSAPHSTPESRRVSLQSGAASAGHTPQRHSLASPHQSHAQPQPFNPLIYGNDVDSVDVATRVAMVRFFNSQNILANFMEHTRTLRLYPRPVVAFQINSFLRSRPRTTSFLNKFARTQAVEFLAEWSLTPCNVAFLRVQTGVFDPRQVGDKPKWFADQLQPIRFAVWDDGSSLNGALRQLQRQENQPTDESGSDSEAAESTSSSYSSLSDFVSEMASSDLSPGGNQQHVIGETYSAVVQVPMTLSSSLDPKTVYSPPSSLMFGDTEEVPEKEQGRESTSPSPSASSSDHSDLSDDEAPGEVGRMETNDAHPAPVKKSDTDSGSFGRESDSNSTTTPKTVVSRQRAAADSASTSDSDRALTPSHHSSLPPHHSHAKSTGSGVSRQASQTSLLEQFAASAKELVRETTRQSSQEGLLAHMDKKKGKVAEGEEKKIFAPFGQLTLHAKKAAEEASKSVQEASKSALEASKTATAVSKNTLEDLHYVGKSTLGDLTKSAKEVATKKGLLMRGESQESAGSPAARRDSTALQTTNLLTATHRDFFSNISSDLNGLAASTSSMFSDFFGSKGKQVKPAESPRGGPGGPGGGGGSAAASFGPFSQGARGLVARSPLIRHAPPQPPPHAAHTRPNANTENQAFLNDLVQHVLEGEGVGWLKLNRLKKLMEDESYRNMVLSKLNRNFNRKTTPNDKVDDVFVSKPIWKGMLKVLQAVVHGLEHTYSNFGLGGMASVFQLAEMAHTHYWSKEVAGLEHGGMAGSALMDHYGRQDLETPSSSPSSRKSSQADVPVVNYPELDSAEAQSTTEMFKDMLNQKRNLLFSKLTSFDSDAAPSSDCSADESGSITTNRANMFDHRASFKSNLSDTDVMFLNVGRGGPAPGKPRAASVFSSKSSLSGYRPPVGVPVTSPITSPDTARTYLYQGLIGKERSNLWDQMQFWEDAFLDAVSQERDMIGMDQGANEMMERYKCLSETERKRLEHEEDRLLSTALYNLTAAMVVFGVEADIVRNKVRRLLAKSHIGLVYSQEVNHLLDVVHTLHGNDIELKPLGSRLLRRATFTVHEADAAGELRFMEVRDDGLILRSTQGTIVERWWYERLVNMTYSPKIRVLCLWRKNGGQTQLHKYYTKKCKALYYCIKEAMEKSGRRQDAAELGGEFPIQDCATGEGGLIQVCMEGVGLLFHHSKFFVRLDHIRKCFTQNGGIFVLEEFNPKTRQIIQRKYKSVMADQICYAVLCVFSYFAAGQEQKKAILEQAARVPATPRVEVPAADLDDSRRKTSPMVEKRSPVGRTADTRPPSFKSEAGAARGEPMERRGPGPALERGGERPGERDGERAGERSGERAGERGGERAGERGGECAGERGGERVQRADSLPPRRPPPPAPPGAAPPVRLARAHSHAAPARPPDPPTVSAHALSKRIPPRTGAGGVRAPGPPPALPPRQASAAADVGGSPRGASPARGEAGARRAPPQRQGSVSAPFASTNPFTTPRHAEFVIPQRNSLRRASTTDRN, from the exons ATGGACATTCAGAAACAGCAGCTATGTCCGCGACTGGTGGATTATCTAACTATAGTTGGAGCTAGACCGTATACTTCGGGCAAGGGGCTCGCCCCAGTACAG gCTCCAGAACTGCTTCGCCGTTATCCTCTCACCAACCACGATGACTTCCCCTTGCCACTTGACATGGTGTATTTCTGCCAGCCCGAGGGTTGCGTGTCCGTCGGTCCACGGCGAGCTCCCGGACACTTGGCCTCCAGAGACACCACGTCTTTCGTGTTTACACTCACTGACAAGGATTCCG GTAAGACTCGATATGGCATCTGTGTTAACTTCTACCGTGCGGTGGAGCGCGCGACGGCGCCAGGCCCGCGTGAACGTAGCATGCTGCGCCGCGAGTCCTGGCGCAAGTCCATGGAAAAGAGTTCCGACTCAGCATTCTCCAG TGACTATAGGAGCAGCAACGTGGCGCCGAGTGACTCGGAGCGTGACTGCAGCGCTACGCTGGCGCCGCGTCTCGCACCCGCGCCGGACTCCGAGAGCGGGGGCTCGCACTCGCACTCACCCAGCCCCAGGGCCACGAGGAAACGACAG AGAGTGAGGAATCATTCCCTAACATCTCTATGCCTGCTATCACATCATCCATTTTTCTCTACATTCCGAGAGTGCCTATTTATCCTAAAGAAGTTAATAGATGCGTGCAACGAGTCTTCCAGTCCACGACGTGTTGGTGCGTCCAGACAAATACTTAG gGATACAGTATGGTCAGTGTTAACAGGCCAAGCGTACGACAACACCCCTACCATCGTGCTACATGATGTCAAAGAGATAGAAACATGGATACTACGACTGCTATCGGCTCCGGTACCCGTACCAGGGAAAACTCGACTGGAACTCGAAGTGTTATCACCTACTGCTCACTCGCCGCTACTGTTCGCGCTTCCGGATCATACGCGATTCACGCTTGTTGATTTTCCACTACATTTACCACTAGAACTTTTAG GTGTCGACACTTGTCTCAAAGTTTTAACGCTAATTCTACTCGAGAACAAAGTGGTGGTTCAGTCGCGCGACTACAACGCGCTGTCGATGTCCGTGATGGCGCTGGTGGCCATGTTGTATCCCCTCGAGTACATGTTCCCGGCCATACCGCTCCTGCCCAGTTGCATGAGCTGCGCTGAACAACTGTTGCTGGCTCCTACGCCCTTCCTCATCGGAATACCGGCTACGTTTCTTACTTATAAGAAGAATTTCAG GTTACCTGATGACATCTGGCTTGTGGATCTAGATGCCACGAAACTAATCTGTCCAACTGGAACAGACCAGGAACTGCCTCCTCTCCCCGAACCAGAGGGTGCTGTATTAAAGAATCACTTGAAGCAG GCACTGAACAGTTTGACGAGCAGCACGGCGGAACAAGCCGCTGCACCCCTCATGCCGTCGAGACGAGACAGCGTCGGTGGCGCCACACTTAA AGTGCATCAGGCGTCGTACCGCGGCGGAGACGGGGCGCAGTCAGCACCGCACAGCACCCCGGAGTCACGGCGAGTGTCGCTACAGAGCGGTGCCGCAAGCGCCGGCCACACGCCGCAGAGACACTCGCTCGCCTCGCCGCATCAGTCCCACGCCCAGCCACAGCCTTTCAACCCACTCATCTATGGCAATGATGTGGATTCTGTCGATGTTGCTACCAGAGTTGCGATG gTCAGATTTTTCAATTCACAAAACATCTTGGCAAACTTTATGGAACACACGAGGACACTCCGGCTGTACCCTCGGCCGGTCGTTGCATTTCAAATCAACAGCTTCCTACGATCGCGACCACGAACTACGTCATTCTTGAACAAATTCGCGAGAACTCAG gcTGTAGAATTCCTTGCGGAATGGTCTCTAACTCCGTGCAACGTAGCTTTCCTACGAGTTCAAACGGGGGTGTTTGATCCACGGCAAGTTGGTGATAAACCTAAATGGTTTGCGGACCAGTTACAACCGATCCGTTTTGCCGTGTGGGATGATGGTAGCTCGCTCAACGGGGCACTTCGACAACTGCAGAGACAGGAGAATCAACCTACAG ATGAAAGTGGTTCGGATTCAGAAGCAGCCGAGAGTACGAGTTCGTCTTATTCATCTCTCAGCGATTTTGTCTCTGAAATGGCTTCATCAGATTTATCACCAG GTGGCAACCAGCAACACGTCATTGGCGAGACTTATAGTGCGGTAGTCCAGGTGCCGATGACACTATCATCGTCTTTGGATCCCAAAACG GTGTACAGCCCTCCATCATCCCTGATGTTTGGAGACACAGAAGAAGTCCCGGAGAAGGAGCAAGGTCGTGAATCGACCTCACCCTCACCGTCTGCCTCGAGCTCTGATCACAGTGACCTCTCAGACGACGAGGCGCCCGGCGAAGTTGGCAGGATGGAGACTAACGATGCACACCCTGCACCCGTCAAGAAAAgc GACACGGACAGCGGTAGTTTCGGTCGCGAGTCGGACTCGAACTCGACGACGACGCCGAAGACCGTGGTGAGCCggcagcgcgccgccgccgacaGCGCCAGCACCAGCGACTCGGACCGCGCGCTCACGCCCTCGCACCACTCCTCCCTGCCTCCGCACCACTCACATGCCAAA AGCACAGGAAGTGGCGTGTCAAGACAAGCTTCACAAACGTCACTACTGGAACAGTTTGCAGCCTCGGCCAAAGAACTGGTGCGGGAGACCACACGGCAGAGCAGCCAGGAGGGACTGCTCGCACACATGGACAAG AAGAAAGGAAAAGTGGCAGAAGGAgaggaaaagaaaatatttgcgCCATTCGGTCAG cttACACTTCATGCGAAAAAAGCAGCCGAAGAGGCATCAAAGAGTGTTCAAGAAGCATCGAAATCTGCGTTAGAAGCTAGCAAGACAGCCACTGCAGTCAGTAAGAATACTTTAGAAGATCTACATTACGTCGGCAAATCCACGCTGGGAGACCTCACTAAGAGTGCTAAAGAAGTGGCTACCAAGAAAGGATTGCTGATGAGG GGTGAAAGTCAAGAGTCAGCCGGCAGTCCAGCGGCGCGGCGAGACTCAACCGCTTTGCAGACCACTAACTTGCTAACGGCTACTCACCGAGACTTCTTCTCAAACATCAGCTCAGATCTCAACGGCCTGGCCGCCTCCACTTCTAGCATGTTCAGCGACTTCTTCGGGAGCAAGG GTAAGCAAGTGAAGCCAGCAGAGTCCCCGCGCGGCGGTCCGGGCGGGCCGGGCGGCGGGGGCGGTAGCGCGGCGGCGTCGTTCGGTCCGTTCTCTCAGGGCGCGCGCGGGCTGGTGGCGCGCTCGCCGCTCATCCGCCACGCGCCGCCGCAGCCGCCGCCGCACGCCGCGCACACACGACCCAACGCCAACACCGAGAACCAGGCTTTCCTCAACGAT TTGGTGCAACATGTCTTGGAGGGAGAGGGTGTTGGCTGGCTCAAACTGAACCGCCTCAAGAAGCTGATGGAGGACGAGTCTTACAGAAACATGGTGCTTAGCAAACTGAACAGAAACTTCAATAGGAAGACCACACCGAACGACAAAGTGGATGATGTG TTCGTCAGCAAACCAATATGGAAAGGAATGCTGAAAGTACTACAGGCCGTAGTGCACGGCCTCGAACACACGTACTCTAACTTCGGTCTGGGTGGAATGGCGTCGGTGTTCCAGCTGGCGGAGATGGCCCACACTCACTATTGGAGCAAAGAGGTCGCGGGCTTAGAACACGGCGGTATGGCTGGCTCCGCTCTCATGGACCATTACGGCAGGCAGGACTTGGAGACGCCTTCGTCTTCACCATCATCTAGGAAGAGTTCACAAGCAG ATGTTCCAGTTGTAAATTATCCCGAACTGGACTCCGCCGAAGCGCAAAGCACTACAGAAATGTTCAAAGATATGTTAAATCAGAAAAGGAACTTACTTTTTAGCAAACTGACTTCTTTTGACTCAGAC GCGGCGCCCTCGTCGGACTGCTCGGCCGACGAGAGCGGCTCGATCACCACCAACCGAGCCAATATGTTCGACCACCGCGCCTCCTTTAAGTCCAACCTCTCTGACACTGACGTCATGTTTCTCAAT GTGGGTCGTGGAGGCCCCGCCCCCGGCAAGCCGCGGGCCGCGAGCGTGTTCTCCTCCAAGTCATCGCTGAGCGGATACCGGCCGCCTGTTGGAGTGCCCGTCACTTCACCCATCACGTCGCCGGATACAGCTCGCACTTATCTCTATCAAGGCCTTATTG GTAAAGAAAGATCAAACTTATGGGACCAAATGCAGTTCTGGGAGGACGCGTTCTTAGACGCAGTGAGTCAAGAGAGAGACATGATCGGCATGGACCAAGGGGCCAATGAGATGATGGAACGGTACAAGTGCCTCAGCGAGACTGAACGGAAGCGTCTCGAGCACGAGGAAGACCGCCTGTTGTCCACTGCACTGTATAACTTAACTGCTGCCATGGTAGTGTTTGGTGTGGAAGCTGATATAGTTCGCAATAAAGTAAGGCGGTTGCTCGCTAAGAGTCATATTGGACTCGTGTACAGTCAAGAAGTCAATCATCTTCTCGATGTTGTTCATACTTTG CACGGCAACGACATAGAACTGAAGCCGTTGGGCTCGAGACTGTTACGTCGCGCCACGTTCACGGTGCACGAGGCAGACGCGGCCGGGGAACTGCGCTTCATGGAGGTGCGGGACGACGGCCTCATACTGCGCTCCACGCAAg GTACGATTGTGGAGAGATGGTGGTACGAGAGGTTGGTGAACATGACCTACAGCCCCAAGATACGAGTCTTGTGCCTTTGGAGGAAGAACGGCGGACAGACACAGTTGCATAAATATTACACCAAGAAG TGCAAAGCGCTCTACTACTGTATTAAAGAAGCGATGGAGAAAAGCGGGCGGCGGCAAGACGCGGCCGAGCTCGGGGGAGAGTTCCCCATACAGGATTGCGCCACTGGCGAGGGCGGACTGATTCAG GTGTGCATGGAAGGCGTCGGACTTCTGTTTCACCATAGCAAG TTTTTCGTGCGGCTGGACCACATTAGGAAATGTTTCACGCAGAACGGCGGTATCTTCGTTTTAGAAGAATTTA ACCCAAAAACGAGACAGATTATACAAAGGAAATACAAGTCTGTCATG gcGGACCAGATCTGCTACGCGGTACTGTGCGTGTTCTCGTACTTCGCGGCGGGTCAGGAACAGAAAAAAGCCATCCTGGAGCAAGCGGCGCGGGTGCCGGCCACGCCACGAGTCGAGGTGCCCGCTGCAGATCTCGACGATTCGCGCCGCAAAACCAGCCCCATG GTGGAAAAAAGGTCGCCCGTGGGTCGCACGGCAGATACCCGACCTCCTTCATTCAAGTCGGAAGCGGGTGCGGCGAGGGGGGAACCAATGGAACGTCGTGGTCCAGGGCCAGCGCTTGAGCGGGGCGGAGAGCGGCCAGGCGAGCGGGACGGGGAGAGGGCCGGAGAGCGGAGCGGGGAGCGGGCAGGCGAGCGGGGCGGGGAGCGTGCCGGCGAGCGGGGCGGGGAGTGTGCCGGCGAGCGGGGCGGGGAGCGGGTGCAGCGCGCCGACAGCCTGCCGCCGCGGCGTcccccgccgcccgcgccgcccggcgccgcgccgcccgtgCGCCTGGCGCGGGCACACTCGCACGCCGCGCCGGCGCGCCCGCCCGACCCTCCGACTGTGAGTGCACACGCTCTATCGAAACGA ATCCCGCCGCGGACCGGAGCGGGCGGCGTGCGGGCGCCGGGCCCGCCTCCCGCGCTGCCGCCGCGCCAGGCGTCCGCCGCGGCCGACGTGGGCGGGTCCCCCAG AGGCGCGAGCCCGGCGCGGGGCGAGGCGGGCGCGAGGCGAGCGCCGCCGCAGCGGCAGGGCTCGGTGTCGGCGCCCTTCGCCTCCACGAACCCGTTCACGACGCCGCGCCACGCGGAGTTCGTCATCCCACAACGAAACAGTCTGCGTCGCGCCTCCACCACCGACAGGAACTGA